A window from Streptomyces sp. NBC_00335 encodes these proteins:
- a CDS encoding MFS transporter → MTKVMGAAMRRIQAGNALTAFGIGFTVPFLYVYAAKVRELDPMWATGTFMAFALGALLALPFTGRVIDRRGPVPVVIGAAVVASFGALSLGLSTSVVAILLSALALGAGQAVMQPALATMIVRCSTPSTRTRAFALQFFMQNLGLGIGGLIGGLIVDESRPGSFTLLFSIEAVMFLVLAGVIATVRMPQVPAISTALAKNAAQAGSGWKRLMEHKAMVQFCVLGFVLFFACYGQFESGLAAFGTEAAGISPSTLGFALAANTGAIVLAQFVVLRLVENHRRSRVIALVGLLWTVAWIIAAFSGLGHGSAVMAAAAFVTTYALFGIGEAMLSPTLAPLVADLAPEGSVGQYNSAFALVKQLALALGPLGVPLAAGVPMLYIGIFVLVSLGIAGLALRLGKQLTPVQDNPSLAGSTVVVKRVQDAERVPA, encoded by the coding sequence GTGACCAAGGTGATGGGCGCTGCGATGCGGAGGATCCAGGCCGGGAACGCGTTGACCGCGTTCGGTATCGGATTCACGGTTCCGTTCCTCTACGTCTACGCGGCGAAGGTGCGAGAACTGGATCCCATGTGGGCGACGGGAACGTTCATGGCGTTCGCCCTCGGTGCGCTTCTCGCGCTGCCCTTCACCGGGCGGGTGATCGACCGGCGCGGTCCGGTCCCCGTCGTCATCGGCGCGGCCGTCGTCGCCTCGTTCGGCGCGCTGTCGCTCGGGCTCTCCACGAGCGTGGTCGCGATCCTGCTCTCCGCGCTCGCGCTGGGTGCCGGCCAAGCCGTCATGCAGCCGGCGCTGGCCACGATGATCGTGCGGTGCTCCACCCCGTCCACCCGGACCCGTGCCTTCGCCCTCCAGTTCTTCATGCAGAACCTGGGTCTGGGCATCGGCGGTCTGATCGGCGGGCTCATCGTCGACGAGAGCCGTCCCGGCAGCTTCACCCTGCTCTTCAGCATCGAGGCCGTGATGTTCCTGGTGCTGGCCGGGGTCATCGCCACCGTGCGGATGCCTCAGGTGCCGGCCATCAGCACCGCCCTGGCCAAGAACGCCGCCCAGGCGGGCAGCGGCTGGAAGCGGCTGATGGAGCACAAGGCGATGGTGCAGTTCTGCGTGCTCGGGTTCGTTCTGTTCTTCGCCTGTTACGGACAGTTCGAGTCGGGTCTCGCCGCCTTCGGTACCGAGGCCGCCGGGATCTCCCCGTCCACCCTCGGTTTCGCGCTCGCCGCCAACACCGGTGCGATCGTGCTCGCCCAGTTCGTCGTGTTGCGGCTGGTGGAGAACCACCGCCGGTCCCGCGTGATCGCGCTCGTCGGTCTGCTGTGGACCGTGGCGTGGATCATCGCCGCGTTCTCCGGGCTGGGGCACGGCAGCGCGGTCATGGCCGCCGCCGCGTTCGTGACCACGTACGCCCTCTTCGGGATCGGCGAGGCCATGCTGTCGCCGACGCTGGCGCCGCTGGTGGCCGATCTGGCGCCGGAGGGGTCCGTGGGCCAGTACAACTCGGCCTTCGCACTGGTCAAGCAGCTGGCGCTGGCGCTCGGGCCGCTCGGCGTGCCGCTGGCCGCGGGTGTGCCGATGCTCTACATCGGGATCTTCGTCCTGGTCTCGCTCGGCATCGCCGGGCTGGCGCTGCGGCTCGGCAAGCAGCTGACGCCGGTGCAGGACAACCCGTCGCTGGCCGGAAGCACCGTCGTGGTGAAGCGGGTGCAGGACGCCGAGCGCGTGCCCGCGTAG
- a CDS encoding MarR family winged helix-turn-helix transcriptional regulator, producing MGDTPDGTAPVHEPSLDEQIAVYQREFQDLDPQVEKVVSALSRLNRRMNVAYGRQTAALGISNAEWEVLKALVLSGDPYRMGPSELAKQLGLTPAAMTHRIDRMTAEGLVTRERDENNRVRVIVELTAEGRSKWLDAMRAATVFEEDLLQDLSTAERGVLGDMLTRLLDRVEDLQSPH from the coding sequence ATGGGTGACACCCCCGACGGCACTGCGCCCGTCCACGAGCCGAGCCTCGACGAACAGATCGCCGTCTATCAGCGCGAGTTCCAGGACCTCGACCCCCAGGTCGAGAAGGTCGTCTCGGCCCTCAGCCGCCTGAACCGCCGCATGAACGTCGCGTACGGCCGCCAGACGGCGGCCCTGGGCATCAGCAACGCGGAGTGGGAGGTCCTCAAGGCCCTCGTCCTCTCCGGAGACCCGTACCGGATGGGCCCGAGCGAGCTCGCGAAGCAGCTGGGCCTCACGCCGGCGGCGATGACCCACCGGATCGACCGCATGACGGCGGAAGGACTGGTCACGCGCGAGCGGGACGAGAACAACCGCGTCCGCGTGATCGTGGAACTCACCGCGGAAGGCCGCAGCAAGTGGCTGGACGCGATGCGCGCGGCGACGGTCTTCGAGGAGGACCTCCTCCAGGACCTCTCCACGGCGGAGCGGGGCGTACTGGGCGACATGCTCACCCGCCTCCTGGACCGCGTAGAGGACCTCCAGTCCCCGCACTGA
- a CDS encoding ATP-binding SpoIIE family protein phosphatase, with translation MNFTRWSARFPGTQRRAAARSEHAAAQAKRGEGSVPAARGAAGHSATGQDGCPADPTVRGTGSVPGTGCAPAAADGTATPAPSLDELSVRDVLDRLPALVALVHGPEHRVAYVNDAYTAGFGARAPGSPAHLALPELGELGLLPLLDQVQRSGKPRTAKNRTAPGGTSSYTVTCTPIEFPKTKADADGSHARTHTHTGSDGEAEAHTGTGVLIHLADVTDHAEAVERLRASERRQREAAVTLQRSLLPQELEQPDDLRVAATYQPGGTEAAVGGDWYDVITLGAGRTALVIGDVMGRGVRAAAVMGQLRTAVRAYARLDLPPHEVLQLLDGLAAEIDASQIATCVYAVHDPNEGLLAYASAGHLPILVRDEDGTVRRAADPTGPPLGTGGWLHTSGTIALGPGSTAVLYTDGLVERRGEDIDEGVAALERAFSGAQGSPAVICDRLMRALGVDADHDDDVAVMVLQQPARTGADAELFHNAALELLGGIEAAPRARAFAQGVLASWRFPVELCDLGVLAASELVANSLQHGTPPMRLRLRRTDRRLIIEVTDGDDHLPRRRRAEPADETGRGISIVATIASAWGSRRTPGGGKAVWCEFALPDKTP, from the coding sequence GTGAACTTCACGCGCTGGAGCGCCCGGTTCCCCGGAACGCAGCGTCGCGCCGCCGCCCGGTCCGAACACGCCGCCGCCCAGGCCAAACGGGGCGAGGGCTCGGTCCCGGCCGCCCGCGGCGCCGCCGGCCATTCCGCGACAGGCCAGGACGGCTGCCCCGCCGACCCCACGGTCCGCGGCACCGGTTCCGTCCCCGGCACCGGCTGCGCGCCGGCCGCCGCCGACGGTACGGCGACGCCCGCACCCTCCCTCGACGAGCTCTCCGTACGCGACGTCCTCGACCGCCTCCCGGCCCTCGTCGCCCTCGTGCACGGCCCCGAGCACCGCGTCGCCTACGTCAACGACGCCTACACCGCCGGCTTCGGCGCCCGCGCCCCCGGCTCCCCGGCGCACCTGGCCCTCCCCGAGCTGGGCGAGCTCGGACTGCTCCCGCTCCTCGACCAGGTCCAGCGCAGCGGCAAGCCCCGTACGGCCAAGAACCGCACCGCACCCGGCGGCACCAGCTCGTACACGGTCACCTGCACCCCGATCGAGTTCCCCAAGACCAAGGCCGACGCCGACGGGTCCCACGCGCGCACCCACACCCACACCGGCTCCGACGGCGAAGCGGAAGCCCACACCGGCACCGGCGTCCTGATCCACCTCGCCGACGTCACCGACCACGCCGAGGCCGTCGAACGGCTGCGCGCCAGCGAGCGCCGCCAGCGCGAGGCCGCCGTCACCCTCCAGCGCTCCCTGCTCCCCCAGGAGCTCGAACAGCCCGACGACCTGCGCGTCGCCGCCACCTACCAGCCCGGCGGCACCGAAGCCGCCGTCGGCGGCGACTGGTACGACGTCATCACCCTCGGCGCCGGCCGCACGGCGCTCGTCATCGGCGACGTCATGGGCCGCGGCGTCCGCGCCGCCGCCGTCATGGGCCAGCTCCGCACCGCGGTCCGCGCGTACGCCCGCCTCGACCTGCCGCCGCACGAGGTCCTGCAGCTCCTCGACGGACTGGCCGCCGAGATCGACGCCAGCCAGATCGCCACCTGCGTCTACGCCGTCCACGACCCCAACGAGGGCCTGCTCGCGTACGCCTCCGCCGGACACCTCCCGATCCTCGTCCGCGACGAGGACGGCACCGTCCGCCGCGCCGCCGACCCCACCGGCCCGCCGCTCGGCACCGGTGGCTGGCTGCACACCTCGGGCACGATCGCGCTGGGCCCCGGCTCCACCGCCGTCCTCTATACAGACGGCCTGGTCGAGCGCCGCGGCGAGGACATCGACGAAGGCGTCGCCGCTCTGGAACGCGCCTTCTCCGGCGCCCAGGGCAGCCCGGCCGTCATCTGCGACCGCCTGATGCGCGCCCTCGGGGTCGACGCCGACCACGACGACGACGTCGCCGTGATGGTCCTCCAGCAGCCCGCCCGCACCGGCGCCGACGCCGAGCTCTTCCACAACGCCGCCCTCGAACTCCTCGGCGGCATCGAGGCCGCCCCGCGCGCCCGCGCCTTCGCCCAGGGCGTCCTCGCCTCCTGGCGCTTCCCGGTGGAGCTCTGCGACCTCGGAGTCCTGGCCGCGAGCGAACTCGTCGCGAACTCCCTCCAGCACGGCACCCCGCCCATGCGCCTGCGCCTGCGCCGCACCGACCGCCGGCTGATCATCGAAGTCACCGACGGGGACGACCACCTCCCGCGCCGCCGCCGCGCCGAACCGGCCGACGAGACCGGCCGCGGCATCTCCATCGTCGCCACCATCGCCTCGGCCTGGGGCTCCCGCCGCACCCCGGGCGGCGGCAAGGCCGTCTGGTGCGAGTTCGCCCTCCCCGACAAGACCCCGTAG